The Hemicordylus capensis ecotype Gifberg chromosome 6, rHemCap1.1.pri, whole genome shotgun sequence genome window below encodes:
- the LOC128330877 gene encoding olfactory receptor 11G2-like, whose product MDSANGTGIKEFILLGFGDGQQKRFLLFIFLMIAYVLTLTENIAVITVVLLDDHLARLPMYILLGNFSWLEVCYVTTTVPRMLFDLISSHRTISFHACFLQLYIFFSLGSTECFFLSAMALDRYLAICHPLRYPQLMSPNSCYILVATCWVIGFLFHAVLVILISELSFCSSNIIDHFVCDPRPILFLACPPLGNVPIIHQITTSAGIILNIFIVLISYGVVILNLIKVSNQDSRRKAFSTISVHLMVVALFYGSITGMYSTSVGENQSEVTKAVTLFYTVITPFLNPFIYCLRNDQVKDALCRLLRRKERWMRRKETV is encoded by the coding sequence ATGGACTCAGCCAATGGGACTGGAATTAAAGAATTCATTTTGTTGGGCTTTGGAGATGGGCAGCAGAAGAGATTCCTGCTATTCATTTTTCTCATGATTGCCTATGTACTCACTTTGACTGAGAACATAGCTGTAATCACAGTCGTGCTTCTAGATGACCACTTGGCGCGACTACCCATGTACATCCTTCTGGGCAACTTCTCCTGGCTAGAGGTATGTTATGTGACCACCACAGTACCTCGTATGCTCTTCGACCTCATATCCTCTCATAGGACCATCTCCTTCCATGCCTGCTTCCTCCAGCTCTACATTTTCTTCTCTCTTGGCAGCACCGAATGCTTCTTCCTCTCAGCCATGGCCTTGGATCGGTACTTGGCCATCTGCCACCCATTGCGTTACCCACAACTGATGTCACCAAATTCCTGCTACATCCTGGTGGCCACCTGCTGGGTCATTGGCTTCCTGTTCCATGCTGTTTTAGTGATCTTGATCTCCGAATTATCCTTTTGTAGTTCCAACATTATCGACCACTTTGTGTGTGATCCTAGGCCAATTCTGTTCCTAGCCTGCCCCCCTCTAGGAAATGTTCCCATCATCCACCAGATCACCACAAGTGCAGGAATTATACTCAATATTTTCATTGTTCTGATATCGTATGGTGTTGTGATTCTCAACTTGATCAAAGTTTCAAATCAAGACAGTCGCAGGAAGGCCTTCTCCACTATATCTGTCCATCTTATGGTGGTTGCACTTTTCTATGGATCAATAACAGGGATGTATTCAACTTCAGTAGGAGAAAACCAATCAGAGGTCACTAAGGCAGTAACTCTCTTCTACACAGTCATTACACCCTTTCTCAACCCCTTCATCTATTGTTTGAGGAATGATCAGGTGAAGGATGCACTCTGTAGATTGttaaggaggaaggagagatggatgaggagaaaagagacagTGTAA
- the LOC128330876 gene encoding olfactory receptor 11H6-like, whose product METTNETGVKEFILLGFGGGQQKRFLLLIFLTVLYIFTLAENIAVITLVNLDTHLAQLPMYILLSNFSWLEICYATATVPRMLFDLTASHRTISFHACFLQFYIFFSLGSTECCFLSAMAFDRYLAICQPLRYPQMMSRDSCYVLVAICWALGFLCNIVPVTLFSKLSFCGPNIIDNLLCDPEPILSLACPPLGNTPLIAQIIRDVGVLFNVLFVVLSYSVVIINLMKSSSQGSWVKAFSTISFHLAVVTLFYSSVAAMYLIPGGENQSEVNKAVTLFYTAITPFLNPLIYCLRNDQVKEALNRLLKKKGRWLER is encoded by the coding sequence ATGGAGACAACCAATGAGACTGGAGTTAAGGAATTCATCTTACTAGGCTTTGGAGGTGGGCAGCAGAAGCGGTTCCTACTCCTCATCTTTCTCACAGTTCTCTACATATTCACTTTGGCTGAGAACATTGCTGTTATCACCCTGGTGAATCTAGATACCCACTTGGCCCAACTACCCATGTATATCTTGCTGAGCAACTTCTCCTGGCTGGAGATCTGTTATGCGACCGCCACAGTGCCCCGTATGCTCTTTGACCTGACAGCCTCTCACAGGACTATCTCCTTCCATGCCTGCTTCCTCCAGTTTTACATCTTCTTCTCTCTAGGGAGTACTGAATGCTGCTTTCTCTCAGCCATGGCCTTCGATCGCTACTTAGCCATCTGCCAACCACTGCGCTACCCACAAATGATGTCCCGAGATTCTTGCTATGTCCTGGTGGCTATTTGTTGGGCCCTTGGCTTCCTCTGTAACATTGTCCCAGTGACTTTGTTCTCTAAGTTGTCCTTCTGTGGACCAAACATCATTGATAATTTGTTATGCGATCCTGAGCCAATTCTGTCCCTAGCCTGCCCTCCTCTAGGAAACACTCCTCTCATTGCTCAGATTATCAGGGATGTTGGAGTTTTATTCAATGTCTTGTTTGTTGTGCTATCCTACAGTGTTGTGATTATCAACCTGATGAAATCATCTAGCCAAGGCAGTTGGGTGAAAGCCTTCTCCACCATATCTTTTCACCTGGCAGTGGTCACATTATTCTACAGCTCAGTAGCAGCAATGTATTTAATTCCAGGTGGAGAAAATCAGTCAGAGGTCAATAAGGCAGTCACACTCTTCTACACGGCCATCACACCCTTTCTCAACCCCCTGATCTACTGTCTAAGGAACGATCAAGTGAAGGAGGCCTTGAACAGATTGCTGAAGAAGAAGGGGAGATGGCTGGAGCGATAA